Proteins encoded together in one Lathyrus oleraceus cultivar Zhongwan6 chromosome 5, CAAS_Psat_ZW6_1.0, whole genome shotgun sequence window:
- the LOC127083120 gene encoding squamosa promoter-binding-like protein 12 has product MEWNAKSPGQWDWENLFFVNSKPAENHKSQSTDWSAETDRETNVGMLFPSSGSGYSASKLLHASSSRSSKSASNNSSSNGESKTSMSTREGSQDDSTAKKELSKGDPVETSPAAEPLLTLKLGKRFYFEDVSPGSHSKKASSSAVPAAPPSSRKKGKSGSPNLLHCCQVEGCGFDLSSAKDYHRKHRVCESHSKSPKVVIAGLERRFCQQCSRFHSLSEFDEKKRSCRRRLSDHNARRRKPQPGAIQLNPSSLSSSPYDQRQTMGPFAFPRNANLAWQDIHNSKLPETQDFMLKPPKAFNKIVTMLSDDSKGIGSRSTFPGIEDPTTLSDPTATQDVNRALSLLSTNSWGAYDTKSLSLEHSNRPSGATHSTAHATANRMPFPSSEYWHTDPQHANNSSGCISFSAYDNSNRFQDFQLFSAPFESSFPCNQLD; this is encoded by the exons ATGGAGTGGAATGCGAAATCTCCGGGGCAATGGGACTGGGAAAACTTATTCTTCGTGAATTCAAAACCAGCAGAAAATCACAAGTCTCAATCTACTGATTGGAGTGCGGAGACAGATCGTGAAACCAATGTTGGAATGTTGTTTCCATCAAGTGGTAGTGGCTATTCCGCGTCAAAACTGCTACACGCGTCTTCCTCGAGGAGCTCAAAATCTGCTTCCAATAATTCATCGTCAAACGGGGAGAGCAAGACATCTATGTCAACTCGGGAAGGCTCTCAAGACGATTCCACCGCTAAGAAAGAATTGTCTAAAGGAGATCCAGTTGAAACTTCTCCGGCAGCCGAACCATTGCTCACACTAAAGCTTGGTAAAAGATTCTACTTTGAGGATGTTTCCCCTGGAAGCCATTCCAAGAAAGCCTCTTCCTCTGCGGTTCCCGCGGCTCCTCCTTCGAGCAGAAAGAAAGGTAAATCGGGTAGTCCGAACTTGCTACATTGCTGCCAGGTGGAAGGTTGTGGCTTCGACCTCTCTTCTGCTAAAGATTACCATCGAAAACATAGAGTTTGTGAAAGCCATTCCAAATCCCCTAAGGTGGTTATAGCTGGTTTGGAGCGTCGATTTTGCCAGCAATGTAGCAG GTTCCATTCTCTATCGGAGTTTGACGAGAAAAAAAGAAGCTGCAGACGTCGTCTCTCAGATCACAATGCAAGACGCCGCAAACCTCAGCCTGGAGCAATTCAACTGAATCCATCATCTCTTTCTTCATCGCCCTATG ATCAAAGACAAACAATGGGCCCATTTGCTTTTCCGAGGAACGCAAATTTAGCATGGCAAGACATTCATAACAGCAAACTCCCCGAAACACAAGATTTTATGCTGAAACCTCCAAAAGCCTTTAACAAGATTGTCACCATGCTTTCTGATGACTCCAAAGGCATAGGATCCAGGAGTACATTTCCAG GTATAGAAGATCCAACTACCTTGTCTGATCCAACTGCTACGCAAGATGTTAACCGTGCTCTCTCTCTTCTGTCAACCAATTCATGGGGTGCATACGATACCAAGTCCCTCTCTTTAGAACACTCGAATCGGCCAAGCGGGGCAACTCATTCCACAGCACATGCAACTGCTAACCGCATGCCTTTTCCTTCATCGGAATACTGGCACACTGATCCGCAACACGCGAACAACTCCAGCGGCTGTATCTCGTTCTCAGCTTACGACAATAGCAATCGCTTTCAAGACTTTCAGCTGTTCAGCGCACCGTTCGAGTCGAGTTTCCCTTGCAACCAGCTGGATTAA